The proteins below come from a single Triticum aestivum cultivar Chinese Spring chromosome 5D, IWGSC CS RefSeq v2.1, whole genome shotgun sequence genomic window:
- the LOC123122191 gene encoding transcription factor RF2a, with amino-acid sequence MNKDRSRISADGGGGDGLPPQPSRRSATPPPEYDISRMPDFPTRNPGHRRAHSEILSLPDDLDLCAPGGGDGPSLSDENDEELFSMFLDVDKLNSSCGPSSDQAESSSAAAAGGGEAARAGHVMRPKHQHSQSMDESMSIKAEDLVGAPGMEGMSTVEAKKAVSAAKLAELALVDPKRAKRIWANRQSAARSKERKMRYIGELERKVQTLQTEATTLSAQLSLLQRDTSGLTSENSELKIRLQNMEQQVHLQDALNDTLKTEVQRLKVATGQMGNGGGMLMNYGGMSQAPHQFGGSQQMFHSNQSMQSLLATHQLQQLQLHQQPQQQQQPMRPQHHQQQQQPLHPLQAQQFQQAARDLKMKGPMWGDGKSPGGGGI; translated from the exons ATGAACAAGGACAGGTCCCGGATctcggcggacggcggcggcggcgacggcctgCCGCCGCAGCCGTCGCGCCGCTCTGCGACTCCCCCGCCGGAGTACGACATCAGCCGCATGCCGGACTTCCCCACCAGGAACCCGGGCCACCGGCGCGCGCACTCCGAGATCCTTAGCCTCCCCGACGACCTCGACCTCTGCGCGcccgggggcggcgacgggccctCGCTGTCGGACGAGAACGACGAGGAGCTCTTCTCCATGTTCCTCGACGTGGACAAGCTCAACTCGTCGTGCGGGCCGTCGTCGGACCAGGCGGAGTCGTCGTCAGCCGCTGCTGCCGGCGGGGGCGAGGCGGCCAGGGCGGGCCACGTGATGAGGCCGAAGCACCAGCACAGCCAGTCCATGGACGAGTCGATGTCgatcaaggccgaggacctggtgGGGGCGCCGGGGATGGAGGGGATGTCCACTGTGGAGGCCAAGAAGGCGGTGTCCGCGGCGAAGCTGGCCGAGCTTGCTCTTGTCGACCCCAAGAGGGCAAAAAG GATTTGGGCTAATAGACAATCCGCGGCAAGATCGAAGGAAAGGAAAATGCGCTATATTGGTGAACTTGAGCGCAAGGTACAAACCCTGCAGACAGAAGCAACAACATTGTCAGCCCAGTTGTCATTGCTACAG AGAGATACCAGTGGGCTAACAAGTGAGAATAGTGAATTGAAGATACGTCTGCAGAACATGGAGCAGCAAGTCCACCTACAAGATG CTCTAAATGACACCCTGAAAACAGAGGTTCAGCGGCTGAAGGTGGCAACAGGCCAGATGGGCAACGGTGGGGGGATGCTGATGAACTACGGCGGCATGTCGCAGGCGCCACACCAGTTCGGAGGCAGCCAGCAGATGTTCCACAGCAACCAGTCCATGCAGTCTCTCCTAGCGACGCACCAGCTGCAACAGCTCCAGCTCCATCAGCAgccccagcagcagcaacagccgaTGCGCCCTcagcaccaccagcagcagcagcagccactgCACCCGCTGCAAGCACAGCAGTTCCAGCAGGCGGCGCGCGACCTCAAGATGAAAGGGCCGATGTGGGGCGACGGGAAGTCGCCGGGAGGCGGCGGCATCTGA